The sequence AATAGATGACGGGCAAATCTACCGAATCAAAAACATTTTTGTACTCTTTTAAAAAATCCTTATTTAAGCTGCTATAAGTGTGCAGTTCTAAACAAGCAACCAATTCTCTTTTTGGAAATTGATTTTTAAGAGCAACTGTTGTTGCTTTCACTTTTGAAGGAGCATGAGCAAAATCTTTATAAACAGATGTATGAGGTGATTCGGCTAACAATTCCATTCGGTTGAAAGCCCCTTTAAAACTTTTTACTTCTTCATAAAACTTTTCTTCAGGGATACCAATTCTATGGCAGATCAGCTTTGCAGCGCTGATATTCTCCATATTGTGCAACCCAAAGACCGGAACATGGATTTCACCAAAGTTTTCAGTTTCCAAAAAAGTAACCCCGTCAACTATCTTATATTTATGGGCCGAATAGCCAATATATAATCTATCTTCAGGCTGTTCTTCACACAAACCTTTCGCATATTTATCATTCTGATTATAAATAATTACCCCTGCCCTGGGAGTAGAATCAACGAAACTGCTAAAAGCTTTCCTGTATACATCAAAATCAGGATATACATTGGAATGATCCCATGAAATTCCACTGATTAATCCTATGTGATGATGATAGTGGAGAAATTTAGGTTTCTTATCAATTGGGGAAGAGAGGTATTCATCGCCTTCAATAATCATTACAGGCGAATCACTTAGCTTGATCAAAGAATCAAAACCATGAACCTGTGCACCAATTAAATAATCAAAATCAATCTTGCAATATTTAAGTACGTGTAAAACGATCGCTGTTATTGTGGTCTTTCCATGACTCCCCGCAATAACAACCCTTTCTTTATCCAGGCATTGATCATAGATTATTTCAGGATACGAATAAATTTTCAGGCCCAGTTTTTTAGCTTTGAGCAATTCCGGATTATCTTTTTGAGCATGCATCCCCAGGATAATATGATCTATTTCATCGTTTATC is a genomic window of Cytophagales bacterium containing:
- a CDS encoding peptidoglycan synthetase, whose translation is MTNSKKKVHFIAVGGSTMHSLAIALKQKGMHVSGSDDAIYELSKKRLEKHGLLPSKMGWDPDRINDEIDHIILGMHAQKDNPELLKAKKLGLKIYSYPEIIYDQCLDKERVVIAGSHGKTTITAIVLHVLKYCKIDFDYLIGAQVHGFDSLIKLSDSPVMIIEGDEYLSSPIDKKPKFLHYHHHIGLISGISWDHSNVYPDFDVYRKAFSSFVDSTPRAGVIIYNQNDKYAKGLCEEQPEDRLYIGYSAHKYKIVDGVTFLETENFGEIHVPVFGLHNMENISAAKLICHRIGIPEEKFYEEVKSFKGAFNRMELLAESPHTSVYKDFAHAPSKVKATTVALKNQFPKRELVACLELHTYSSLNKDFLKEYKNVFDSVDLPVIYYNPRTLEHKKMEPLNNEDIKLAFNLKGSMIFTESHLLKEYMQEQNWENKNLLLMSSGNFDGLDLEELAKSITQGA